A window of the Planctomycetaceae bacterium genome harbors these coding sequences:
- a CDS encoding DUF1553 domain-containing protein: MTMIPVFRSLQSCLRRLHFKWCAWLLIIPGICSLSGAFGQDEAHSGLQHRALDVLSKHCLRCHSSDEAAGEFSLQTARELFDSGYVEPGSVENSHLMSVVQPEGDSPPSMPKTGSALTNEEVEWLRKWIAAGAPFPDTVRLTEPVVEDFNWWSLRPLKSPAVPPGTSSPPVHPIDAFIQKRLVEKGLTPSAPADRRTLIRRLSYDLTGLPPTPAEIEAFEQDKGADAWDRLTERLLNSPRYGERWGRHWLDVVKYADTCGYDKDKLRPNAWPYRDYVIRSFNEDKPYGRFVQEQIAGDVLFPGEPDGILGLGFIAAGPWDFIGHVEVPESKIDGMVARNLDRDDMVSNVMNSFCSVTIQCARCHNHKFDPFTQKHYYDLQSVFAAVDRSERPFDTDPETEEERRRLTSEQLRVKEALEELKREIETEGGDLLKLAEADVARLTPLAEPHDKKPEFGYHSQIAPRSDVVKWVEIDLGSDRAIREVVLNPCHDDFGGIGAGFGFPRQFQVVLQTSQQRNNASSGGIHPDSPPGQSIIFDTHGTDYLNPALEAVSITLPQPVIARYLRVTATKLAERRGDYILALSEVQTLDESGSNIASGCSVTALDSIEAGPRWRQSNLTDGIWPQPAAAGASRELNQARKNLAAVRASLDTPERIAKRMQLTTEQANLKERLAKLPVGRMVYAAATNFAPQGNFKSTGGIPRSIRVLHRGNETQPREIAAPGTIPLSGNDITLFELPESHSEADRRAALARWVTSDKHPLTWRSIVNRVWQHHFGRGIVDSPNDFGRMGQLPTHPELLDWLTVWFLQNGQSIKQLHRLIISSETYRQASLDRSECNSIDADNRLLWRMNRRKLSAEEVRDSILMVSSRLDLTMGGPGYYLFELEKPEHSPHYEYAHFDPDTPASHRRSIYRFVVRSQPNPFMTTLDCADSSQSTPRRNETITSLQALSLLNNRFNLVMARHFADALTEESGDVATQVGIAFQRVTGRRPSQQEQLLMVGYAEEHGVVNLTRMLFNLSEFLFVD, from the coding sequence ATGACGATGATTCCAGTATTTAGAAGCCTTCAGAGCTGCCTCCGGAGACTCCACTTCAAATGGTGTGCCTGGCTGCTGATCATTCCCGGAATTTGCAGCCTGTCAGGGGCGTTTGGACAGGATGAGGCCCATTCCGGCCTTCAGCATCGCGCGCTGGACGTTCTTTCGAAACACTGTCTGCGTTGCCACAGCAGCGATGAAGCCGCTGGGGAATTTAGTCTTCAGACGGCCAGAGAATTATTCGACAGCGGCTATGTTGAGCCGGGTTCTGTTGAAAACAGTCATCTGATGTCGGTCGTGCAGCCGGAAGGCGATTCTCCTCCGTCGATGCCCAAAACGGGCTCTGCACTGACGAATGAAGAAGTGGAATGGCTACGTAAGTGGATCGCTGCCGGAGCTCCTTTTCCGGATACGGTTCGTCTGACAGAACCCGTTGTGGAAGACTTCAACTGGTGGTCGCTTCGCCCCTTGAAGTCCCCGGCGGTTCCTCCCGGAACGAGCTCGCCTCCGGTGCATCCTATTGATGCGTTCATTCAAAAGCGTCTCGTTGAGAAAGGATTAACTCCATCGGCTCCTGCCGACAGAAGAACGCTCATTCGGCGGCTGTCGTACGACCTGACCGGGTTGCCCCCTACTCCGGCTGAAATCGAAGCTTTCGAACAGGATAAAGGAGCGGACGCGTGGGATCGCCTGACAGAGCGTCTCCTGAATTCTCCTCGCTACGGGGAACGATGGGGACGCCACTGGCTGGATGTCGTGAAGTATGCCGATACCTGCGGCTACGACAAAGATAAGCTCCGTCCGAATGCATGGCCCTATCGCGACTACGTTATTCGAAGCTTTAACGAAGATAAGCCGTACGGACGTTTCGTTCAGGAACAGATTGCCGGGGATGTACTGTTTCCCGGAGAACCCGACGGCATTCTTGGGTTGGGCTTTATTGCGGCCGGCCCGTGGGATTTCATCGGTCACGTTGAAGTTCCGGAATCGAAAATTGATGGTATGGTGGCTCGAAATCTTGACCGAGACGACATGGTCAGCAATGTCATGAATTCTTTCTGCAGTGTTACCATCCAGTGCGCGCGATGTCACAACCACAAATTCGATCCGTTCACACAGAAGCATTACTACGATCTGCAGTCGGTTTTTGCCGCAGTGGATCGTTCGGAACGACCATTCGACACTGACCCTGAAACAGAGGAAGAACGCCGTCGTTTGACCAGTGAGCAGCTTCGAGTGAAAGAAGCTCTGGAAGAACTGAAAAGAGAGATCGAAACCGAAGGTGGAGATCTGTTGAAGCTTGCGGAGGCTGATGTCGCCAGGCTGACCCCGCTGGCAGAACCACACGACAAGAAACCGGAATTCGGCTATCACAGCCAAATCGCCCCCCGCTCGGATGTGGTGAAGTGGGTGGAAATTGACCTGGGATCCGACAGAGCGATCCGCGAAGTTGTCTTAAATCCGTGTCACGATGACTTCGGAGGCATCGGTGCGGGGTTTGGTTTTCCGCGGCAGTTTCAGGTGGTCCTGCAAACCAGCCAGCAGAGAAATAATGCGTCTTCCGGAGGCATTCATCCGGATTCGCCGCCAGGACAATCCATCATCTTCGACACTCACGGAACCGACTACCTGAATCCTGCCCTTGAAGCAGTATCAATCACCTTACCTCAACCGGTTATCGCCAGGTATTTGCGTGTGACAGCGACAAAACTTGCCGAACGTCGAGGCGACTACATTCTGGCATTGTCCGAAGTTCAGACGCTGGATGAATCCGGGAGCAACATCGCGAGCGGGTGTTCGGTGACGGCACTCGATTCGATCGAAGCAGGGCCGCGATGGCGACAATCGAACCTGACCGATGGCATCTGGCCTCAACCTGCAGCCGCCGGGGCAAGTCGTGAATTGAACCAGGCACGTAAGAATCTTGCCGCGGTTCGAGCAAGTCTGGATACACCGGAACGAATTGCAAAACGAATGCAATTGACAACAGAACAGGCAAACCTCAAAGAGCGGCTCGCGAAATTGCCCGTTGGCAGAATGGTATACGCCGCCGCAACAAACTTTGCTCCACAAGGAAACTTCAAATCAACGGGAGGTATTCCAAGATCGATTCGTGTGCTGCATCGAGGCAACGAAACGCAACCGCGGGAAATAGCCGCGCCAGGAACGATACCCTTGTCCGGTAATGATATCACCCTCTTCGAATTGCCAGAGTCGCATTCGGAAGCGGATCGAAGAGCTGCGTTAGCGCGGTGGGTGACTTCCGACAAGCATCCACTTACCTGGCGATCGATCGTCAATCGTGTCTGGCAGCACCATTTTGGTCGGGGAATCGTGGATTCGCCAAACGACTTCGGCCGCATGGGGCAATTGCCGACTCATCCGGAATTGCTGGACTGGCTTACGGTCTGGTTCCTGCAGAATGGTCAGTCCATCAAGCAGCTGCATCGATTGATCATTTCCAGCGAAACGTATCGTCAGGCTTCGCTGGATCGTTCCGAGTGCAATTCCATCGACGCAGACAATCGTCTGCTTTGGCGGATGAATCGAAGAAAGTTGTCTGCGGAAGAAGTCCGCGATTCTATCCTGATGGTGAGTAGCCGGCTTGATCTGACGATGGGTGGTCCGGGCTACTATCTGTTTGAGCTCGAGAAGCCCGAACATTCGCCGCATTACGAATACGCTCACTTTGATCCGGACACGCCAGCGTCACATCGCCGGTCCATCTATCGGTTCGTTGTGCGATCGCAGCCAAATCCATTCATGACAACGCTTGATTGCGCAGATTCCTCTCAAAGCACGCCACGTCGCAACGAGACAATTACATCGCTTCAGGCGTTGTCGTTGCTGAACAATCGATTCAATCTGGTCATGGCCAGACACTTTGCCGATGCCCTCACCGAAGAATCTGGTGACGTTGCGACTCAGGTCGGTATCGCGTTTCAACGGGTCACAGGTCGCCGACCATCGCAGCAGGAACAGTTGCTCATGGTCGGATATGCGGAAGAGCACGGCGTGGTAAACCTGACGCGAATGCTCTTCAATTTGAGCGAATTTCTGTTTGTTGATTAG
- a CDS encoding neutral/alkaline non-lysosomal ceramidase N-terminal domain-containing protein codes for MRASLPSFVCLLVAASLVELACAAAGPGTPCECNFDAEESVAVSRGPELSYLHQSNPWYPDKNFPKLTTPQWVGDDGVECVVVLAIDDMRDTAKYEQYLRPILNRLKQIDGRAPVSIMTCSVKPDDPQLQSWLEEGLSIECHTVDHPCPLLQGGDFAKAKSTYDRCIDLLNEIPGNKPVAFRTPCCDSLNTVSPRFFSEIFPGTTEGGHFLQIDSSVMNFFTSDDETIPRELVLDDDGTERFWKYKVKGLKRGETVHNNFVNYITNYPYPYVINNTCWQFPCVAPSDWSAQHLHGVNNPKTIEDWKAYLDICVLKKGTFNLVFHPHGWITAEQVNAFIDYAVAKHGKKVKFLNFREAAERLNAAFGNTALRDADDEVVERATQRDYRTGNAAGTDIASLPDAVQNALQAELSRSVLPLRRDDGSHNGVFVRDNHVCWMNEDTAHLPDLIQRVSFDGLKKAVAKRDARQNLTPVPIGAAVLDITPDHPVRLTGYGNRMTESEGAAVRIHARALAIGGPSPNVAVTLRVTSPADGTPNNVPASPTKTTSKTAPDSAAKRQQPVAPGVSQGNVIATNAKAPNGRQNENPANESCCEVAAAPSGLESSSNTNTPGFRPGLQAAVPSGLNRGEIDIERPLAVLITVDNCGVPASVTDSVFEKVAAKYNIPRERFAISSTHTHSGPWLRDFAPNIFAEIPEDHAEHLKQYEAKLIDQLVDVADQAIKARRPGHLSLAFGELGFAMNRRVLNNGQWTGFGEVPDGPTDKRFPLLAAHDEAGKLIAVLANYACHATTETGSFNQISGDWPGFAADMIEADLHESGNENAVALIAIGCGADANPSPRGTHEQAQQHGRTVADEVKRLLSRELSRIDPTISCNMLKVDLPLGPVPSREDLEALKEDPGVEGSRARYFLKMLDDGESIPTTVPDYPVQTWCFGNDLAMVFLGGEVVVDYSIRMNDMFDGDRLWINAYSNDVPCYIASKRILREGGYEADSSMRYYRRPTRLAPEAEDVICDTVQKLLPHEFYSEQLRADFPAPKSPEESLAAITIRPGLKVELVAAEPLIADPVAFDWDVNGRLWVVEMGGYPSNEENTGRVRVLEDIDHDGRYDKATTFLDGLSFPSGLHPWRSGWLITCAPDIIYAEDTDGDFVADTRTVLYTGFVEGNQQHRVNGMRWGLDGWLYLANGDSGGDVRAVHTVDNRASELPVRQISIRGRDIRIHPDSGAVETLSGQTQFGRERDDFGNWFGNNNSNPIWHYVLEERYLKRNPFATGLETKAQVAEIPGAAPVFPSSATLSRFNDFHAANRFTSACSTSIYRDHLLGEEFYGNAFTCEPVHNLVSRLVLERDGVTFKGRRAEDEQQSEFLASADNWSRPVMVRTGPDGALYIADMYRQVIEHPQWIPAEYQRKLDLYAGNAMGRIYRVVSNERQNTPAAGRQHDWYQKPASAVPPETLAERLASANGWWRDTAQRLLLHHRREDFAVDQLIETMMMHKNPAVRVQAMWTLSQVGDRPDFNASLFANALLDEQPEVRRAAVELLEPWIGDPQRNIPPTFEKLTQDPSASVRQQLALSLGASPHPAAAQFLVKLMLRSEIPKDESDAIRTSLSPQNIRQVVEGVMAQQESHSADHLLWQLASQAVSMKKPDVAGDIITLLLQKLSETSSAASWTAAADSWSAASRSLGTNVPARLKLSVPGVRERATKVAFSEDKDPAVRAAALQFLASSGGAEDELLEKLMELLRPTMPNIVQAAAVSVIAGSTTGRQHLLRIWKQLTPVIRNRVVSAMLENGEQTLQLLGAVEQQQITPSDLDAVVRERLLTHRDDHIRVKAANVLGQPSTTARSSVVEDLRSQISNLRWEISDLKSQAAAGQAVFEKRCAACHRIGDVGKQIGADLAALKDRSTDALLTAILDPNKAVEAKFLSYTAVTQDGRTFSGMLLNETGNSVTLLGTDGKEQIVARTDLEELICSNRSLMPEGLEKDLSAEDLAQVIAFVQSSGTTLKRFDGNEPRVIAPNADGSITLPASAAEIHGPNLVFEQKYGNLGWWSSTDDYAVWTIDVPKSGQWTVEVDYACDNGTAGGVIKFSTGTRLLSARIPGTGTWDEYRSWTVGVLDLHGGRRQIIVTCPEKPISALLDLRSVRLIPPGP; via the coding sequence ATGCGTGCTTCGTTGCCCTCCTTCGTCTGTCTGCTGGTAGCGGCTTCACTTGTTGAACTGGCCTGTGCCGCCGCAGGTCCAGGGACTCCCTGCGAATGCAATTTCGATGCGGAAGAGTCAGTGGCGGTTTCCCGGGGCCCCGAGCTGTCATACCTGCACCAAAGCAACCCATGGTACCCCGACAAGAATTTCCCAAAGCTGACCACTCCGCAATGGGTTGGGGACGACGGCGTTGAGTGTGTCGTGGTGCTTGCCATTGACGACATGCGAGACACCGCGAAGTACGAACAGTACCTCCGACCCATCCTCAACCGATTGAAACAGATTGACGGACGGGCACCCGTCAGCATTATGACATGCAGCGTGAAGCCCGATGACCCACAGCTACAAAGCTGGCTTGAAGAAGGGCTGAGCATTGAATGCCACACGGTCGATCACCCGTGCCCTCTTCTTCAGGGCGGCGACTTCGCCAAAGCCAAATCGACCTACGATCGCTGCATCGATCTGCTGAACGAAATCCCGGGCAACAAGCCGGTTGCCTTTCGCACGCCATGCTGCGATTCACTGAACACGGTCAGCCCCAGGTTCTTTTCCGAAATCTTCCCGGGCACGACGGAAGGCGGCCACTTTCTGCAGATCGATTCGTCCGTGATGAACTTCTTCACGTCTGACGACGAAACGATCCCGCGCGAACTCGTGCTGGACGACGACGGCACCGAACGCTTCTGGAAGTACAAAGTCAAAGGGCTCAAACGCGGCGAAACGGTTCACAATAACTTTGTGAACTACATCACCAACTACCCGTATCCATACGTGATCAACAACACGTGCTGGCAGTTCCCGTGCGTGGCTCCCAGCGACTGGTCGGCTCAACACCTGCACGGAGTCAACAATCCAAAGACCATCGAAGACTGGAAAGCCTACCTCGACATCTGCGTGCTGAAGAAGGGCACGTTCAATCTGGTCTTCCATCCGCATGGCTGGATCACCGCCGAACAGGTCAACGCCTTCATCGACTACGCCGTGGCGAAGCACGGGAAGAAAGTGAAGTTCCTGAACTTCCGGGAGGCAGCGGAACGCTTGAACGCTGCATTCGGAAATACGGCGCTGCGAGACGCCGATGATGAGGTCGTGGAAAGGGCCACTCAGCGTGATTATCGGACGGGGAACGCCGCTGGCACTGACATCGCATCGCTTCCCGACGCCGTTCAAAATGCACTTCAGGCCGAACTTTCCAGGTCAGTGCTCCCGCTGCGTCGCGATGATGGAAGCCATAACGGTGTCTTCGTTCGCGACAATCACGTTTGCTGGATGAATGAAGACACTGCCCATCTGCCGGATTTGATTCAACGTGTTTCCTTCGACGGCCTGAAGAAAGCCGTCGCGAAACGAGACGCTCGCCAGAATCTCACACCTGTGCCCATCGGTGCCGCCGTTCTCGACATTACGCCTGACCACCCGGTGCGTCTCACCGGGTACGGCAATCGCATGACCGAATCCGAAGGTGCTGCGGTCCGCATTCATGCTCGAGCCCTGGCGATTGGCGGTCCCAGCCCCAACGTCGCCGTCACGCTCCGCGTGACGAGCCCCGCAGATGGCACACCCAACAACGTCCCAGCATCGCCCACAAAGACGACATCGAAAACCGCCCCGGATTCAGCCGCAAAGCGGCAACAGCCTGTAGCCCCCGGCGTCAGTCAGGGGAACGTGATTGCCACAAACGCGAAAGCCCCGAACGGGCGACAGAACGAGAATCCGGCCAACGAATCCTGTTGTGAAGTCGCTGCCGCCCCTTCCGGGCTGGAGTCATCATCAAACACCAATACCCCGGGCTTCCGCCCCGGGCTACAGGCTGCCGTCCCTTCGGGACTGAATCGCGGGGAAATTGACATTGAACGGCCTCTCGCCGTCCTCATCACCGTCGATAACTGCGGCGTTCCGGCATCAGTGACCGACAGTGTGTTCGAGAAGGTTGCAGCCAAATACAACATCCCGCGCGAACGATTTGCCATCAGTTCCACGCACACCCATTCCGGTCCATGGCTGCGAGATTTCGCTCCCAATATCTTCGCCGAGATTCCCGAGGATCACGCGGAACACCTGAAGCAGTACGAAGCAAAACTGATCGACCAGCTTGTTGATGTTGCGGATCAGGCGATCAAAGCGCGCCGACCGGGACATCTGTCGCTTGCGTTCGGAGAACTGGGGTTCGCAATGAACCGGCGAGTTCTAAATAACGGACAGTGGACCGGCTTCGGTGAAGTGCCCGATGGGCCAACGGACAAACGCTTTCCGTTGCTGGCCGCACATGACGAAGCTGGAAAGCTGATCGCGGTACTCGCGAATTATGCGTGTCACGCAACGACCGAGACCGGTTCGTTCAACCAGATCAGTGGGGACTGGCCCGGATTCGCCGCAGACATGATCGAAGCCGACCTGCATGAGTCCGGAAACGAAAACGCAGTCGCTCTGATCGCCATTGGCTGCGGAGCCGATGCGAACCCGTCTCCCCGGGGCACTCACGAACAGGCTCAGCAGCACGGTCGCACGGTGGCGGATGAAGTGAAACGCTTGCTGAGCCGTGAACTTTCCCGCATCGACCCAACCATCAGCTGCAACATGCTGAAGGTTGATCTGCCGCTCGGGCCGGTACCGTCCCGGGAAGACCTCGAAGCACTGAAGGAAGATCCCGGCGTCGAAGGTTCACGCGCCCGCTACTTTCTGAAGATGCTGGACGACGGCGAAAGCATCCCAACCACCGTGCCCGACTACCCCGTGCAAACGTGGTGCTTCGGCAATGACCTGGCGATGGTGTTTCTGGGTGGTGAAGTCGTTGTTGATTATTCGATCCGCATGAACGACATGTTCGATGGCGATCGATTGTGGATCAACGCCTACAGCAACGACGTACCGTGTTACATCGCGAGCAAACGCATTCTGCGCGAAGGTGGTTACGAAGCGGATTCTTCGATGAGGTATTATCGCCGTCCGACTCGACTGGCTCCCGAAGCCGAGGACGTGATCTGCGACACGGTTCAAAAGCTGTTGCCTCACGAATTCTATTCGGAACAACTGCGAGCCGACTTTCCTGCACCGAAATCGCCTGAGGAAAGTCTCGCTGCCATCACCATCCGCCCCGGCCTGAAAGTAGAACTTGTTGCTGCCGAACCGCTGATCGCCGATCCGGTCGCCTTCGATTGGGACGTCAATGGTCGTCTGTGGGTCGTTGAAATGGGCGGGTATCCTTCCAACGAGGAAAACACCGGGCGCGTTCGTGTCCTTGAAGACATCGACCATGACGGGCGTTACGACAAGGCGACAACGTTTCTTGACGGGCTGAGCTTTCCCAGTGGTCTTCATCCCTGGAGAAGCGGCTGGCTGATTACGTGTGCTCCCGACATCATCTATGCCGAAGACACAGACGGCGATTTCGTCGCGGACACCCGGACAGTTCTTTACACCGGATTTGTGGAAGGCAATCAGCAGCATCGCGTCAACGGAATGCGTTGGGGGCTGGACGGCTGGCTGTACCTGGCCAATGGCGACAGCGGCGGAGATGTTCGAGCAGTCCACACGGTCGACAACCGGGCATCCGAACTTCCCGTTCGGCAGATCAGCATCCGCGGCCGCGACATCCGCATTCATCCCGACAGTGGAGCTGTCGAAACGCTGAGCGGACAGACCCAGTTCGGTCGTGAACGCGACGACTTTGGCAACTGGTTTGGCAATAATAACAGCAATCCGATCTGGCATTATGTGCTCGAAGAACGTTACCTCAAACGCAACCCGTTCGCAACGGGTTTGGAAACGAAGGCTCAGGTCGCCGAAATCCCCGGTGCGGCTCCGGTGTTTCCCAGCAGTGCAACGCTCTCTCGGTTTAACGACTTCCATGCTGCCAATCGTTTTACCTCTGCGTGCAGTACGTCAATTTACCGGGACCACCTGCTGGGAGAAGAATTCTACGGCAATGCCTTCACCTGCGAACCCGTTCATAATCTGGTGTCGCGTCTGGTGCTCGAACGCGACGGAGTCACATTTAAAGGGCGTCGAGCGGAAGACGAACAGCAGTCGGAATTTCTGGCGAGCGCCGACAACTGGAGTCGCCCGGTGATGGTTCGCACCGGCCCGGACGGAGCCCTCTACATCGCCGACATGTACCGCCAGGTCATCGAACATCCGCAATGGATTCCCGCCGAATACCAGCGCAAGCTGGACCTGTACGCTGGCAACGCCATGGGCCGGATCTATCGGGTCGTGAGCAATGAACGGCAGAACACCCCGGCGGCAGGCAGGCAACACGACTGGTACCAGAAACCCGCCTCGGCCGTACCACCGGAAACTCTCGCCGAACGTCTTGCCAGTGCAAACGGCTGGTGGCGAGACACAGCTCAACGATTGCTGTTGCATCATCGTCGAGAAGACTTTGCGGTAGATCAGCTGATTGAGACGATGATGATGCATAAGAATCCGGCAGTGCGAGTTCAGGCGATGTGGACGTTGTCGCAGGTGGGAGATCGTCCGGACTTTAACGCGTCGTTGTTCGCCAATGCGCTGCTGGATGAACAGCCGGAAGTTCGGCGAGCGGCGGTGGAATTACTTGAACCGTGGATTGGTGATCCACAACGAAACATTCCTCCAACGTTCGAAAAGCTGACACAAGATCCGTCGGCCTCCGTCCGGCAACAACTGGCTTTGTCGCTTGGAGCATCTCCGCATCCCGCTGCGGCGCAGTTTCTGGTGAAACTTATGCTTCGTTCTGAGATCCCGAAGGATGAGTCAGATGCGATTCGAACATCGCTGTCTCCACAAAATATCCGACAGGTGGTTGAAGGCGTGATGGCACAGCAGGAAAGCCATTCGGCTGATCACCTGCTTTGGCAACTGGCATCACAGGCGGTGTCTATGAAGAAGCCGGACGTGGCGGGTGACATCATTACTCTGTTGCTGCAAAAGCTTTCAGAAACATCTTCTGCTGCGTCTTGGACTGCAGCTGCCGATTCATGGTCGGCGGCCAGTCGATCACTGGGAACCAATGTCCCGGCACGTCTGAAACTGTCTGTTCCGGGTGTGCGTGAGCGAGCAACGAAGGTGGCTTTCTCCGAGGACAAGGATCCCGCTGTGCGAGCGGCTGCGCTTCAGTTTCTCGCATCTTCCGGCGGCGCGGAGGACGAGTTGCTGGAGAAACTGATGGAACTGCTGCGGCCCACCATGCCAAACATAGTTCAGGCGGCAGCCGTGTCCGTAATCGCCGGATCGACGACTGGACGACAGCATCTGCTGAGGATCTGGAAACAACTGACTCCTGTGATTCGCAACCGAGTCGTGAGTGCTATGCTGGAGAATGGAGAGCAAACGCTTCAGCTGCTTGGCGCGGTGGAACAACAACAGATCACGCCGTCGGATCTGGACGCCGTCGTGCGAGAGCGACTGCTGACGCATCGTGACGATCATATTCGTGTCAAGGCGGCGAATGTGCTGGGGCAGCCCTCGACGACGGCTCGCAGCTCAGTGGTCGAAGACTTGCGATCACAAATTTCAAATCTCAGGTGGGAAATCTCAGATCTCAAATCTCAGGCGGCTGCAGGCCAGGCCGTCTTTGAAAAGCGTTGTGCGGCGTGTCACAGGATCGGCGATGTTGGAAAGCAGATTGGAGCCGATTTGGCTGCGTTGAAGGATCGTTCTACCGATGCCCTGCTGACGGCCATCCTTGATCCCAATAAGGCGGTCGAAGCCAAATTTCTCAGCTACACCGCGGTCACACAGGACGGACGCACATTCAGTGGTATGCTCCTGAACGAAACCGGTAACAGCGTGACTCTGCTGGGTACAGACGGGAAAGAGCAGATCGTGGCTCGCACGGATCTGGAAGAACTCATCTGCAGTAACAGATCGCTGATGCCGGAAGGACTCGAAAAGGATCTCTCTGCCGAAGACCTGGCACAAGTCATCGCATTCGTGCAGTCCTCCGGTACCACATTGAAACGCTTCGATGGCAACGAACCGCGAGTCATTGCTCCCAACGCTGACGGCAGCATCACTCTGCCCGCCAGCGCTGCGGAGATCCATGGGCCGAACCTTGTGTTCGAACAGAAATACGGCAACCTGGGCTGGTGGTCATCGACCGACGACTATGCCGTGTGGACAATCGATGTTCCGAAATCCGGTCAGTGGACAGTGGAAGTCGATTATGCGTGTGACAACGGTACGGCAGGTGGCGTGATCAAGTTTTCCACTGGGACCAGGCTTCTGTCAGCACGTATCCCCGGTACAGGGACGTGGGATGAGTACCGCTCGTGGACCGTGGGAGTACTGGATCTTCATGGTGGTCGACGTCAGATCATCGTGACTTGTCCCGAGAAACCGATTTCAGCATTACTCGATCTGCGAAGCGTCCGGTTGATTCCTCCAGGTCCCTGA